In Sesamum indicum cultivar Zhongzhi No. 13 linkage group LG1, S_indicum_v1.0, whole genome shotgun sequence, the sequence CAAAACtgttcgtaggaattatttttggtggattcgacacccatcaaattttggcgccgTTGCCAGGGATTGgtatcattaaattaatttcttttttcttgttacttgATTTTATGCCACGTTCTTCTCGTACAGGTGAACTTAAATTTGACCCAGAGATCGAGAAAACCGCTCGTAGACTCCGAAAAGAAACCAAGCAACACAAGGAAGAGGCTTCTACTTCTTCCAAACCAGCAGCAGACTCATAGACGTGTCCACGTCTAACAACTCTAAAGACGAAGTCATGGCTCAAAATCTAGAAAGAACGATCAAAGAGATGACTTCCTTTAACTTAAATCAACAACCACTTTACATTGAATATCCTAatttaaatgttgattttgaacttaaatcTGGCCTAATTCATTTACTTCCTACTTTTCATGGCCTTGCAGGTGAAGACCCACACAAACACCTCAAACAATTCCATGTGGTGTGTTCCGGCATGAGACCTCAAGGAGTCACTGAAGAACAAGTCAAGTTAAGGGTCTTTCCATTCACATTGGGCGACAAAGCAAAAGATTGGTTCTATTCCTTACCTTCGGGATCTATTGTTAGTTGGAACGAGCTCAAGAAACAATTTCTTGAGAACTACTTCCCTGCTTCAAAGACTACAAACATCCGAAAGGAAATAAGTGGAATACGCCAATTCTCCAGTGAAAGTTTCTATGAGTATTGGGGGAGATTCGAGCAATTGGTGGAGAGTTGCCCTCATCACCAAATTCCCGACTATcttctaattcaatatttttatgaagggTTATCTGAGGCAGACAGAAGTTTGGTGGATGCAGCTAGTGGAGGTGCTTTGTATGACAAAACTCCTACTGAAGCACGGAAGCTAATCACAACCATGGCGGCTAATAATCAACAGTTTGGTAGTAGAAACGACAACCCCCCACAAAGGGTAAACGAGATAAGTACTTCTATTGATGAACGTTTAGATAAACTTACTTCTCTTGTTGAAAAGTTTATAAGGGGAAGCATTCAACAAGTCAAAACTTGCGGGATATGTACATCTTCGGGACATTACACCGACGCTTGTCCTACACTTCACGAAGAATCAACTGAACATGCTGACGCCGTCGGTGGATTTTTTGGGCAAGAACAAAGGAGATATGACCCATTTTCCAATACATATAACCCCGGATGGCGAGATTACCCAAATTTGAGGTATAGCAATCAACCTCAAAACTTTCAAAGGGTTCCACACCaacaaccaccaccacctcctcaAACCAATCCCAATAATGGTAAGCCCCTAGAGGATATCGTGAAGACACTTGCCTTGAGCACCCAACAACTCCAACAAGAAACTCACTCGAGCATACAAAATTTGGAATCCCAAATGAGCCAATAGGCCTCCTCCGTCAGCCGCTTGGAGTCTCAAGGTAAGTTTCCCTcccaaactattattaatcctAACCAAAACGTTAGTGCT encodes:
- the LOC105156296 gene encoding uncharacterized protein LOC105156296, encoding MAQNLERTIKEMTSFNLNQQPLYIEYPNLNVDFELKSGLIHLLPTFHGLAGEDPHKHLKQFHVVCSGMRPQGVTEEQVKLRVFPFTLGDKAKDWFYSLPSGSIVSWNELKKQFLENYFPASKTTNIRKEISGIRQFSSESFYEYWGRFEQLVESCPHHQIPDYLLIQYFYEGLSEADRSLVDAASGGALYDKTPTEARKLITTMAANNQQFGSRNDNPPQRVNEISTSIDERLDKLTSLVEKFIRGSIQQVKTCGICTSSGHYTDACPTLHEESTEHADAVGGFFGQEQRRYDPFSNTYNPGWRDYPNLRYSNQPQNFQRVPHQQPPPPPQTNPNNGKPLEDIVKTLALSTQQLQQETHSSIQNLESQMSQ